A genomic window from Nicotiana sylvestris chromosome 11, ASM39365v2, whole genome shotgun sequence includes:
- the LOC104224061 gene encoding xanthine dehydrogenase 1-like isoform X1 produces MGSLMNESEMERIGDESKEAILYVNGVRRVLPDGLAHLTLLEYLREIGLTGTKLGCGEGGCGACTVMVSYFDQNLKKCVHHAINACLAPLYSVEGMHVITVEGIGNHKAGLHPIQESLACTHGSQCGFCTPGFVMSMYALLRSSKEPPSEEQIEESLAGNLCRCTGYRPIIDAFRVFAKTNNALYTNTSLQSISSGEFICPSTGKPCSCGPKAGSSEETIEQNLSNDCGWRPFSYNETDGTTYTSRELIFPPELLLRKLTYLSLSGSNGLKWYRPLKLRHLLDLKARYPDARLVVGNSEVGIEVRLKRIHYPILISVAHVPELNHIRVEDDGLEIGAAVKLSQLVEVLKKVKNERPVYETSSCRALIEQIKWFAGTQIRNVASVGGNICTASPISDLNPLWMAAGAKFRIIDCKGNVRTCLAKNFFQGYRKVDLASSEILLSVSLPWNRPFEFVKEFKQSHRRDDDIAIVNAGMHVCLEKKDQKWIVSDALIVYGGVAPLSFAASKTSDFLIGKKWNKELLYGALKILGDEIVLKEDAPGGMVEFRKSLTFSFFFKFFLWVCHQMDGQPSFLEKVPASHVSAVDSSLRPSISSIQDFEIRKHGTSVGSPEVHISSRLQVSGEAEYTDDVPTPPNSLHAALVLSKKPHARILSIDDLGARSSPGFAGIFFAKDVPSKNMVGPVITDEELFATVFVTCVGQVIGVVVADTHENAKLAARKVHVEYEDLPAVLSIEDAIQANSYHPNTARCLTKGDVEQCFQSGQCDNIIEGEVRVGGQEHFYLEPQGTLIWTVDSGNEVHMISSTQAPQKHQKYVSQVLGLPMSKVVCKTKRIGGGFGGKETRSAFLAAVAAVPSYLLDRPVKLILDRDIDMMTSGQRHSFLGKYKVGFTNDGKVLALDLRIYSNAGYSLDLSLAVLERAMFHSHNVYEIPNMRVNGNVCFTNFPSNTAFRGFGGPQGMLIAENWIERIAVEVNKSPEEIREMNFIGEGSVLHYGQKVEDCTLGRLWNELKSSCDFINAQNEVENFNRQNRWKKRGIAMVPTKFGISFTIKFMNQAGALVQVYTDGTVLVTHGGVEMGQGLHTKVAQIAASSFDIPLSAVFISETSTDKVPNASPTAASASSDMYGAAVLDACEQIKARMEPIASKNNFSSFAELVSACYMERIDLSAHGFYITPDIGFDWKSGKGTAFRYFTYGAAFAEVEIDTLTGDFHTRRADIILDLGFSLNPAIDVGQIEGAFVQGLGWVALEELKWGDKAHKWIPPGCLFTCGPGNYKLPSLNDVPFKFNVSLLKDAPNTKAIHSSKAVGEPPFFLGSAVLFAIKNAIKSARAEAGYSDWFPLDNPATPERIRMACADEFTKLLVESDFRPKLSV; encoded by the exons GCACCATGCAATTAATGCATGCTTGGCTCCTCTATATTCTGTGGAAGGGATGCATGTCATCACAGTGGAGGGAATCGGGAACCACAAAGCTGGATTGCATCCAATTCAG GAATCATTGGCTTGCACGCATGGCTCACAATGTGGATTCTGCACTCCTGGTTTTGTGATGTCCATGTATGCATTACTACGATCATCTAAAGAACCGCCTTCAGAAGAGCAAATTGAAGAAAGTCTTGCAGGAAATTTATGTCGATGTACTGGTTATAGGCCAATTATTGATGCATTTCGAGTATTCGCAAAAACTAATAATGCTTTATATACCAACACATCTTTACAAAGCATTAGTAGTGGTGAGTTTATCTGTCCTTCAACGGGTAAGCCCTGTTCATGTGGGCCAAAGGCTGGAAGTAGTGAAGAAACTATTGAACAAAATTTGAGCAATGACTGTGGCTGGCGGCCATTTTCTTACAACGAGACTGATGGAACCACCTACACCAGCAGGGAACTTATTTTTCCTCCCGAACTTCTATTAAGGAAATTGACTTATTTAAGTTTGAGCGGATCAAATGGACTAAAGTGGTATAGGCCCTTAAAACTTCGACATCTGTTGGATTTAAAAGCAAGATATCCAGATGCCAGGTTAGTTGTTGGAAATTCAGAGGTGGGAATTGAAGTCAGGCTTAAAAGAATTCACTATCCTATATTAATATCTGTTGCACATGTTCCTGAACTTAACCATATAAGAGTTGAGGATGACGGCTTAGAAATAGGTGCTGCAGTGAAATTGTCACAGCTCGTGGAGGTATTAAAGAAGGTAAAAAACGAGCGTCCTGTGTATGAAACATCATCATGTCGAGCTCTCATTGAGCAGATAAAGTGGTTTGCTGGAACACAAATACGGAACGTTGCATCAGTTGGTGGGAATATCTGCACTGCAAGCCCAATATCAGATTTGAACCCTCTTTGGATGGCAGCAGGAGCAAAGTTTCGAATAATTGACTGCAAAGGAAATGTTAGAACATGTTTGGCTAAGAATTTCTTCCAGGGCTATCGTAAGGTGGATCTCGCAAGTAGTGAAATTTTACTGTCAGTGTCATTGCCTTGGAATAGGCCATTCGAATTTGTGAAAGAGTTTAAGCAATCTCATAGGAGAGATGATGATATTGCCATTGTCAATGCTGGGATGCATGTCTGCCTTGAAAAGAAAGACCAGAAATGGATTGTTTCAGATGCTTTGATTGTCTATGGTGGGGTTGCTCCTCTTTCATTTGCTGCATCGAAAACTAGTGACTTTTTAATCGGGAAAAAATGGAATAAAGAGCTGTTATATGGTGCTTTGAAAATTTTAGGGGATGAAATTGTGCTGAAGGAAGATGCACCTGGCGGGATGGTTGAATTTCGAAAATCATTAACGTttagtttcttcttcaaatttttcttGTGGGTTTGTCATCAAATGGATGGACAACCATCGTTTCTTGAGAAAGTTCCAGCTTCGCATGTTTCAGCTGTAGATTCATCTCTTCGACCATCCATTAGTTCAATTCAGGATTTTGAGATCAGGAAGCACGGCACTTCTGTGGGTTCCCCTGAGGTTCATATTTCGTCAAGGCTTCAG GTTTCAGGAGAGGCAGAATATACTGATGATGTGCCAACTCCACCCAATAGTTTACACGCTGCtctggtattgagtaaaaaaccTCATGCTCGTATACTTTCAATAGATGATTTGGGAGCCAGGTCCTCTCCTGGATTTGCGGGTATTTTCTTTGCCAAAGATGTACCTAGTAAGAATATGGTTGGACCAGTTATTACTGATGAGGAACTTTTTGCCACGGTGTTTGTCACTTGTGTGGGGCAG GTTATTGGAGTGGTTGTAGCTGACACACATGAAAATGCAAAACTTGCTGCTAGAAAGGTTCATGTCGAGTATGAAGATCTACCTGCAGTTTTATCAATAGAGGATGCTATACAGGCTAACAGTTATCATCCTAATACGGCAAGGTGTCTGACAAAAGGAGACGTCGAACAGTGTTTCCAATCTGGACAATGTGACAATATTATAGAAGGAGAAGTTAGGGTAGGTGGTCAGGAACATTTTTATTTGGAGCCTCAAGGGACTTTAATATGGACAGTGGATAGTGGCAACGAGGTGCACATGATCTCATCCACCCAG GCTCCTCAGAAGCACCAGAAGTATGTTTCTCAGGTTCTTGGTCTTCCAATGTCAAAGGTGGTTTGCAAGACTAAAAGGATAGGTGGTGGATTTGGAGGAAAGGAGACTAGGTCTGCTTTCCTTGCTGCTGTAGCTGCTGTTCCATCATATCTGTTGGATCGTCCAGTGAAACTCATTCTGGATAGGGATATAGACATGATGACAAGTGGGCAGCGACATAGCTTTCTTGGAAAGTACAAG GTTGGGTTTacaaatgatgggaaagtgcttGCCTTGGATCTTCGTATCTACAGTAATGCTGGATATTCATTGGATTTATCACTTGCTGTACTTGAACGTGCTATGTTCCATTCGCACAATGTCTATGAAATACCAAATATGAGGGTTAACGGAAATGTCTGCTTCACTAATTTTCCTAGTAATACAGCTTTTAGAGGATTTGGAGGCCCACAGGGTATGCTAATTGCTGAGAATTGGATAGAGAGGATTGCCGTGGAAGTTAACAAAAGCCCAGAAGAAATAAGG GAAATGAATTTTATTGGTGAAGGATCAGTCTTGCATTATGGTCAAAAAGTTGAAGACTGCACCTTGGGACGTCTCTGGAATGAATTGAAATCTTCTTGTGACTTCATTAATGCTCaaaatgaagttgaaaatttCAATCGCCAGAATCGGTGGAAGAAGCGAGGTATTGCCATGGTGCCAACCAAATTTGGGATATCTTTCACTATAAAGTTTATGAACCAG GCGGGTGCTCTTGTTCAAGTTTACACTGATGGAACTGTGTTGGTCACTCATGGGGGTGTCGAGATGGGCCAAGGTTTGCATACAAAAGTTGCCCAGATTGCTGCATCTTCCTTTGATATTCCTCTAAGTGCAGTATTCATTTCGGAGACAAGCACTGATAAG GTTCCTAATGCTTCACCAACAGCTGCTTCTGCAAGTTCTGACATGTATGGAGCTGCAGTACTGGATGCATGCGAGCAAATAAAAGCACGAATGGAGCCTATTGCATCCAAGAATAACTTTAGCTCATTTGCAGAG CTTGTCAGTGCATGTTACATGGAGAGAATAGACCTTTCTGCTCATGGGTTCTACATTACACCTGATATTGGTTTTGACTGGAAATCTGGAAAAGGCACTGCATTTAGGTACTTCACCTATGGTGCTGCATTTGCCGAAGTTGAAATTGACACATTGACAGGCGATTTCCATACTAGGAGAGCAGACATTATCCTAGACCTTGGATTCTCTCTCAATCCAGCAATTGATGTTGGACAG ATTGAAGGAGCATTTGTGCAGGGTCTTGGATGGGTAGCATTGGAAGAGCTGAAATGGGGCGATAAAGCACACAAGTGGATTCCACCTGGATGCCTATTCACATGTGGACCTGGAAATTACAAGCTTCCATCTTTGAACGATGTGCCTTTCAAATTTAATGTCTCTCTTCTGAAA GATGCTCCAAACACCAAGGCAATCCATTCATCTAAAGCAGTAGGAGAACCACCTTTCTTTCTTGGCTCAGCTGTCTTATTCGCAATCAAGAACGCCATCAAATCTGCAAGGGCGGAAGCTGGTTACAGTGACTGGTTCCCTCTTGATAATCCAGCCACTCCAGAGCGTATTCGAATGGCTTGCGCTGatgaatttacaaagttattagtGGAGTCTGATTTTCGGCCAAAGCTAAGTGTTTGA
- the LOC104224061 gene encoding xanthine dehydrogenase 1-like isoform X2, which produces MHHAINACLAPLYSVEGMHVITVEGIGNHKAGLHPIQESLACTHGSQCGFCTPGFVMSMYALLRSSKEPPSEEQIEESLAGNLCRCTGYRPIIDAFRVFAKTNNALYTNTSLQSISSGEFICPSTGKPCSCGPKAGSSEETIEQNLSNDCGWRPFSYNETDGTTYTSRELIFPPELLLRKLTYLSLSGSNGLKWYRPLKLRHLLDLKARYPDARLVVGNSEVGIEVRLKRIHYPILISVAHVPELNHIRVEDDGLEIGAAVKLSQLVEVLKKVKNERPVYETSSCRALIEQIKWFAGTQIRNVASVGGNICTASPISDLNPLWMAAGAKFRIIDCKGNVRTCLAKNFFQGYRKVDLASSEILLSVSLPWNRPFEFVKEFKQSHRRDDDIAIVNAGMHVCLEKKDQKWIVSDALIVYGGVAPLSFAASKTSDFLIGKKWNKELLYGALKILGDEIVLKEDAPGGMVEFRKSLTFSFFFKFFLWVCHQMDGQPSFLEKVPASHVSAVDSSLRPSISSIQDFEIRKHGTSVGSPEVHISSRLQVSGEAEYTDDVPTPPNSLHAALVLSKKPHARILSIDDLGARSSPGFAGIFFAKDVPSKNMVGPVITDEELFATVFVTCVGQVIGVVVADTHENAKLAARKVHVEYEDLPAVLSIEDAIQANSYHPNTARCLTKGDVEQCFQSGQCDNIIEGEVRVGGQEHFYLEPQGTLIWTVDSGNEVHMISSTQAPQKHQKYVSQVLGLPMSKVVCKTKRIGGGFGGKETRSAFLAAVAAVPSYLLDRPVKLILDRDIDMMTSGQRHSFLGKYKVGFTNDGKVLALDLRIYSNAGYSLDLSLAVLERAMFHSHNVYEIPNMRVNGNVCFTNFPSNTAFRGFGGPQGMLIAENWIERIAVEVNKSPEEIREMNFIGEGSVLHYGQKVEDCTLGRLWNELKSSCDFINAQNEVENFNRQNRWKKRGIAMVPTKFGISFTIKFMNQAGALVQVYTDGTVLVTHGGVEMGQGLHTKVAQIAASSFDIPLSAVFISETSTDKVPNASPTAASASSDMYGAAVLDACEQIKARMEPIASKNNFSSFAELVSACYMERIDLSAHGFYITPDIGFDWKSGKGTAFRYFTYGAAFAEVEIDTLTGDFHTRRADIILDLGFSLNPAIDVGQIEGAFVQGLGWVALEELKWGDKAHKWIPPGCLFTCGPGNYKLPSLNDVPFKFNVSLLKDAPNTKAIHSSKAVGEPPFFLGSAVLFAIKNAIKSARAEAGYSDWFPLDNPATPERIRMACADEFTKLLVESDFRPKLSV; this is translated from the exons GCACCATGCAATTAATGCATGCTTGGCTCCTCTATATTCTGTGGAAGGGATGCATGTCATCACAGTGGAGGGAATCGGGAACCACAAAGCTGGATTGCATCCAATTCAG GAATCATTGGCTTGCACGCATGGCTCACAATGTGGATTCTGCACTCCTGGTTTTGTGATGTCCATGTATGCATTACTACGATCATCTAAAGAACCGCCTTCAGAAGAGCAAATTGAAGAAAGTCTTGCAGGAAATTTATGTCGATGTACTGGTTATAGGCCAATTATTGATGCATTTCGAGTATTCGCAAAAACTAATAATGCTTTATATACCAACACATCTTTACAAAGCATTAGTAGTGGTGAGTTTATCTGTCCTTCAACGGGTAAGCCCTGTTCATGTGGGCCAAAGGCTGGAAGTAGTGAAGAAACTATTGAACAAAATTTGAGCAATGACTGTGGCTGGCGGCCATTTTCTTACAACGAGACTGATGGAACCACCTACACCAGCAGGGAACTTATTTTTCCTCCCGAACTTCTATTAAGGAAATTGACTTATTTAAGTTTGAGCGGATCAAATGGACTAAAGTGGTATAGGCCCTTAAAACTTCGACATCTGTTGGATTTAAAAGCAAGATATCCAGATGCCAGGTTAGTTGTTGGAAATTCAGAGGTGGGAATTGAAGTCAGGCTTAAAAGAATTCACTATCCTATATTAATATCTGTTGCACATGTTCCTGAACTTAACCATATAAGAGTTGAGGATGACGGCTTAGAAATAGGTGCTGCAGTGAAATTGTCACAGCTCGTGGAGGTATTAAAGAAGGTAAAAAACGAGCGTCCTGTGTATGAAACATCATCATGTCGAGCTCTCATTGAGCAGATAAAGTGGTTTGCTGGAACACAAATACGGAACGTTGCATCAGTTGGTGGGAATATCTGCACTGCAAGCCCAATATCAGATTTGAACCCTCTTTGGATGGCAGCAGGAGCAAAGTTTCGAATAATTGACTGCAAAGGAAATGTTAGAACATGTTTGGCTAAGAATTTCTTCCAGGGCTATCGTAAGGTGGATCTCGCAAGTAGTGAAATTTTACTGTCAGTGTCATTGCCTTGGAATAGGCCATTCGAATTTGTGAAAGAGTTTAAGCAATCTCATAGGAGAGATGATGATATTGCCATTGTCAATGCTGGGATGCATGTCTGCCTTGAAAAGAAAGACCAGAAATGGATTGTTTCAGATGCTTTGATTGTCTATGGTGGGGTTGCTCCTCTTTCATTTGCTGCATCGAAAACTAGTGACTTTTTAATCGGGAAAAAATGGAATAAAGAGCTGTTATATGGTGCTTTGAAAATTTTAGGGGATGAAATTGTGCTGAAGGAAGATGCACCTGGCGGGATGGTTGAATTTCGAAAATCATTAACGTttagtttcttcttcaaatttttcttGTGGGTTTGTCATCAAATGGATGGACAACCATCGTTTCTTGAGAAAGTTCCAGCTTCGCATGTTTCAGCTGTAGATTCATCTCTTCGACCATCCATTAGTTCAATTCAGGATTTTGAGATCAGGAAGCACGGCACTTCTGTGGGTTCCCCTGAGGTTCATATTTCGTCAAGGCTTCAG GTTTCAGGAGAGGCAGAATATACTGATGATGTGCCAACTCCACCCAATAGTTTACACGCTGCtctggtattgagtaaaaaaccTCATGCTCGTATACTTTCAATAGATGATTTGGGAGCCAGGTCCTCTCCTGGATTTGCGGGTATTTTCTTTGCCAAAGATGTACCTAGTAAGAATATGGTTGGACCAGTTATTACTGATGAGGAACTTTTTGCCACGGTGTTTGTCACTTGTGTGGGGCAG GTTATTGGAGTGGTTGTAGCTGACACACATGAAAATGCAAAACTTGCTGCTAGAAAGGTTCATGTCGAGTATGAAGATCTACCTGCAGTTTTATCAATAGAGGATGCTATACAGGCTAACAGTTATCATCCTAATACGGCAAGGTGTCTGACAAAAGGAGACGTCGAACAGTGTTTCCAATCTGGACAATGTGACAATATTATAGAAGGAGAAGTTAGGGTAGGTGGTCAGGAACATTTTTATTTGGAGCCTCAAGGGACTTTAATATGGACAGTGGATAGTGGCAACGAGGTGCACATGATCTCATCCACCCAG GCTCCTCAGAAGCACCAGAAGTATGTTTCTCAGGTTCTTGGTCTTCCAATGTCAAAGGTGGTTTGCAAGACTAAAAGGATAGGTGGTGGATTTGGAGGAAAGGAGACTAGGTCTGCTTTCCTTGCTGCTGTAGCTGCTGTTCCATCATATCTGTTGGATCGTCCAGTGAAACTCATTCTGGATAGGGATATAGACATGATGACAAGTGGGCAGCGACATAGCTTTCTTGGAAAGTACAAG GTTGGGTTTacaaatgatgggaaagtgcttGCCTTGGATCTTCGTATCTACAGTAATGCTGGATATTCATTGGATTTATCACTTGCTGTACTTGAACGTGCTATGTTCCATTCGCACAATGTCTATGAAATACCAAATATGAGGGTTAACGGAAATGTCTGCTTCACTAATTTTCCTAGTAATACAGCTTTTAGAGGATTTGGAGGCCCACAGGGTATGCTAATTGCTGAGAATTGGATAGAGAGGATTGCCGTGGAAGTTAACAAAAGCCCAGAAGAAATAAGG GAAATGAATTTTATTGGTGAAGGATCAGTCTTGCATTATGGTCAAAAAGTTGAAGACTGCACCTTGGGACGTCTCTGGAATGAATTGAAATCTTCTTGTGACTTCATTAATGCTCaaaatgaagttgaaaatttCAATCGCCAGAATCGGTGGAAGAAGCGAGGTATTGCCATGGTGCCAACCAAATTTGGGATATCTTTCACTATAAAGTTTATGAACCAG GCGGGTGCTCTTGTTCAAGTTTACACTGATGGAACTGTGTTGGTCACTCATGGGGGTGTCGAGATGGGCCAAGGTTTGCATACAAAAGTTGCCCAGATTGCTGCATCTTCCTTTGATATTCCTCTAAGTGCAGTATTCATTTCGGAGACAAGCACTGATAAG GTTCCTAATGCTTCACCAACAGCTGCTTCTGCAAGTTCTGACATGTATGGAGCTGCAGTACTGGATGCATGCGAGCAAATAAAAGCACGAATGGAGCCTATTGCATCCAAGAATAACTTTAGCTCATTTGCAGAG CTTGTCAGTGCATGTTACATGGAGAGAATAGACCTTTCTGCTCATGGGTTCTACATTACACCTGATATTGGTTTTGACTGGAAATCTGGAAAAGGCACTGCATTTAGGTACTTCACCTATGGTGCTGCATTTGCCGAAGTTGAAATTGACACATTGACAGGCGATTTCCATACTAGGAGAGCAGACATTATCCTAGACCTTGGATTCTCTCTCAATCCAGCAATTGATGTTGGACAG ATTGAAGGAGCATTTGTGCAGGGTCTTGGATGGGTAGCATTGGAAGAGCTGAAATGGGGCGATAAAGCACACAAGTGGATTCCACCTGGATGCCTATTCACATGTGGACCTGGAAATTACAAGCTTCCATCTTTGAACGATGTGCCTTTCAAATTTAATGTCTCTCTTCTGAAA GATGCTCCAAACACCAAGGCAATCCATTCATCTAAAGCAGTAGGAGAACCACCTTTCTTTCTTGGCTCAGCTGTCTTATTCGCAATCAAGAACGCCATCAAATCTGCAAGGGCGGAAGCTGGTTACAGTGACTGGTTCCCTCTTGATAATCCAGCCACTCCAGAGCGTATTCGAATGGCTTGCGCTGatgaatttacaaagttattagtGGAGTCTGATTTTCGGCCAAAGCTAAGTGTTTGA